The DNA window GGCTCTCTAGGTGGTTACACGCCTGGCAAGCCAGCCCTGCGCTCAGCGACACTGAGGAGTGGCGGTGACGATGGAGTTCCCACGGCTTCCACGCTCGCGCAGCAGAACTGGGCGCGTGACCAGTCGCTCCAAGCTTCTCCATGGGTGAGGACACCCAAAGCTGCAGGGCCACCTGCCACCATGGTGCCACCCTATGGTGGCAGGTGGCCTTGCCCGCGGGAGGATGTATGAATGTTTTGTGACCCAGGTTGGGGACCCGCTGGGACAGGAAAGTTGGGAAGATGGTGCGGACTGGGAGAGGGGTGCGGGgcgcttatgctttctctctgtcctcccaaTTCCAGACGCCGCGATGCCCGGCGCTTGGTTGCTGCTCGCCGTGGCGCTGACCCTGACCGTTGCTGGTTTTCCGGGAGGTCGCGCACAGCCGGAGGTGGCCCAGCAGGAGGCAGCGATGGCCGCCGAGCATGCGGGTGTGGACGACCTCCTGCGCCAAGCAGAGCGCCTCTTACTCCTCCGCGAAGATGTCCAGCGGCTGCGAGGAAACCAGGACGATCGCGAATCTGGTGAGGGCCGGGCGTGTGTCCCTCCGATCAGAGACCCTGAAGAGGGCTGGAGGAAACCACGatgcagagatggggagagactTGGTCATCCAAACTCTTGCCTTTCTGAGCTTAGAAACTGTTGACCATAACCTTAGCAGGATCACGAGTTGACCCTTTTCCTGAGATCAGATTTCTCTTCCGTGTCGGTCCTGGAATATTTCACAGAGAGCCGACTTTCAGTGGGGAAGATTCTgtgcaggggagagagaaaaagtctCTGTATGTGACAGTTTTAATTACTGCTTACTAGGTGcatatatgccaggcactgttctcaggTGGTCAAACACCTTATCACACTATTTGATCTTCCTAGCAAGCTCTTAGATCCATACTATTATTACCCCTCATTTTgcaagaagaaaactgaggttccGAGAAGTTAAGGGAGTTGCTTATGGTCACACAGCCAGGGAGTGGCAGAACTTGGACAGGAGCCAGAGGTCGTGCCTTTGACCATctgtgcatgtgcgtgcgtgcgtgcctgtgtgtgtgtgtctgcgatTTCTGAGGGGCTGTACAAGGCCGTGACTCTGGATGAGTGCTGCAGGGAAACTGCCTTAACTAGGAGAGAGACTGGAGGGGGGCTGCTCAGGGGCAGAAGGTCCCTCACtggtctctttccttccccagagtcTCAGATCATTCAACCCGACTGGCTCTCCAAGCGTCAGCATCCAGGCAAAAGGGAGGGGGATGCAGAAGAGGGGgttgaagaggaggaggaagaaggtggggCTGTGGGCCCCCACAAACGGCAGCACCCTGGCCGGCGGGAGGATGTGGCTGCCTGGTCCGATGTCACCCAGCAAAAGCGGCAGCATCCTGGCCGGCACCCCTCCTGGCTGGGTTACACTTTCACCAAGAGGCAGCACCCAGGCAGACGGCTGGTGGATTCCAAGGCCCAGaggagctgggaggcagaggaggaggaagaggaggaggaggagggcgagcCCATCCCTGAGAAACGCCAGCATCCCGGCAAGAGGGCTCTGGGAGGCCCTTGTGGGCCTGGGGGAGACTGTGGTCAAGCCAGCCTCCTGCTGGGGCTCCTAGATGACCTGAGCAGGGGTCGGGGGGCTGAGGAGAAGCGGCAGCATCCTGGGCGGCGGGCAGCCTGGGCCAGGGAGCCACTTGAGGAGTGAATCCAGTTTCCTATAAAGTTTAGAGTCTAAGAATGTCTTAAGCCCTTGTGGCCCTATCCCCTTGTAaccccctctttccctccccaccttaGATCCCTGACCATACACCtgggcctccccccaccccatataCAACACCCAACTACCTGGCCTTGTCCTCCCGCCCCCTTCAGGGACATGAGAAAGCAGGCCTCTGAGTTTAAACTCCATATTACCCCAACTTTCCAC is part of the Mustela nigripes isolate SB6536 chromosome 2, MUSNIG.SB6536, whole genome shotgun sequence genome and encodes:
- the TRH gene encoding thyrotropin releasing hormone isoform X2 → MDAAMPGAWLLLAVALTLTVAGFPGGRAQPEVAQQEAAMAAEHAGVDDLLRQAERLLLLREDVQRLRGNQDDRESESQIIQPDWLSKRQHPGKREGDAEEGVEEEEEEGGAVGPHKRQHPGRREDVAAWSDVTQQKRQHPGRHPSWLGYTFTKRQHPGRRLVDSKAQRSWEAEEEEEEEEEGEPIPEKRQHPGKRALGGPCGPGGDCGQASLLLGLLDDLSRGRGAEEKRQHPGRRAAWAREPLEE
- the TRH gene encoding thyrotropin releasing hormone isoform X3; translated protein: MPGAWLLLAVALTLTVAGFPGGRAQPEVAQQEAAMAAEHAGVDDLLRQAERLLLLREDVQRLRGNQDDRESESQIIQPDWLSKRQHPGKREGDAEEGVEEEEEEGGAVGPHKRQHPGRREDVAAWSDVTQQKRQHPGRHPSWLGYTFTKRQHPGRRLVDSKAQRSWEAEEEEEEEEEGEPIPEKRQHPGKRALGGPCGPGGDCGQASLLLGLLDDLSRGRGAEEKRQHPGRRAAWAREPLEE
- the TRH gene encoding thyrotropin releasing hormone isoform X1; this translates as MFCDPDAAMPGAWLLLAVALTLTVAGFPGGRAQPEVAQQEAAMAAEHAGVDDLLRQAERLLLLREDVQRLRGNQDDRESESQIIQPDWLSKRQHPGKREGDAEEGVEEEEEEGGAVGPHKRQHPGRREDVAAWSDVTQQKRQHPGRHPSWLGYTFTKRQHPGRRLVDSKAQRSWEAEEEEEEEEEGEPIPEKRQHPGKRALGGPCGPGGDCGQASLLLGLLDDLSRGRGAEEKRQHPGRRAAWAREPLEE